The DNA sequence agaatgagataacaatatcacttgcttcctttaggtaacgcataaatgcgtcccttggagtgaccggcgctggcccatcgtgtagaggagccataaataTCTTTGCCGCTGACTGTATATTACTATTTTATAAATATCCATACCTATACATTTCAAGCCCGGTAAACAAACCGAGATTAACACCTATTCAGAGAAGTACAGCTATGTTTCAGGGGTTTATTGCTGTTTATTCAGTTTATAGCTAAATATTGACATTGAGAAACTGAAATGAATCATCTTTATCGGAGCCTTGACACTGGAAACGTGTGAGGCATCGCATTCGGGCTTAATGCATAGTCCGGGCTTGGAACTCTAATCGGATTAACACAAACAACATACGAAACTGCTTGGTAAATGGACCCTTCGAAGTCCGTATTGGAAGCATCCGACAATGTGGTTTTTGATAATGTTGTCATTAGTAATATTAGTTATGATAGTTGCGAGCTCATCTGGTAGGTACTTAGTAAGTATGAGTAACTACTGTCACTGTCTACCTAGGTATACTACCAAAACCAACAACAATTCGCACATGGTCGGCTACTCGGCTCCTTATCAAACCATTTATTCGGTTTCTCAACCGTAACCACTCAGTTCAcgataaaagtaggtacctaggtacctgcGCTCGTAAAATATTGATCGAAACGCATATGAAGTACTTAGCCACCAATATGTGTATGTTCATAATATTTGCCAACGTAAAAACATGCCGATACTTTGCCGTAGTAGTAGCAGTGAGCTACAAAACAACATTTTGGACATATCATTGTTTGGGGTCTCGCTAGATATTTTCGCTTTAGACATGATGTAacttaatatgtattttttactgtGATCAAGATGCCTCGAAATTGGCGAAAATTAAATTCGGTGTGTTTAATTTTGATGCTagtgttattgttatttttactttcaaataaaagaaaaaaatatgatgtTAGAAACGATGTTTTACCAGTcttggtgatgatgatgacatgcgATAGAACGTATTACTTAAAGCGATGTCTGGAGAGTTTGGTCAGATATAGGCCAGACAGTAGCATTTATCCTATAATTGTGAGTCAAGACTGCTGCCACGAAGAAACGCTCCAAATAATTAAATCTTTTGCAGACATCGATCCTACTATCACGTTCATCGAGCAGCCAGCAGATCAATCAGATATTCTGGGACATAATGCCGCAGCTCACTTAAAGGGTTATTACAAGATCGCTCGACGTTACAGGTTTGCTCTTAACCACGTCTTCAGAACGCTACAACACAAGGCTGTCATAGTTCTAGAAGATAACTTGGACATTTCACCCGATTTCTACGAATATTTCCGCGGCACTTATCCACTATTGTACCAAGATCCCACCATCTGGTGCGTGTCAGCATGGAATGATAATTGCAAGAAGGACCTGGTGGATATTAAGGAAACGGAGCTGCTACATCGCACGGACTTCTTTCCAGGCTTGGGCTGGATGGTATTATCTAAAACATGGGAAGAGCTAGAACTGAATTGGCCGGAAGCTTACTTAATCGACGACTGGCTACGCGTTCCAGCCATCTCCCGTGGCCGCGTTTGCATCAGACCAGAAATATCCAGGACTTTTAAATTCGGAAGGGTCGGAGTTAGCAATCCGTACCTCTTTGACCGACATCTTCGCCATATGGTTGTCAACAAAGATTTCATACCTTTCACTAAGTACAACCTTTCTTACTTGCTGAAGAAAAATGAGCACATGTTTTTTTCCTTCGTATATTCGCTACCGGAAGCCACAGATGAAGAAGTAATGGCAGGTACCCTTAACAGCAGTTTAAAATTTATCCAGGTACCTTTTACGAATATTAACAATTTCAGGAAATCAGCGGCGATGTTTGGTTTGATGGATGACCTGAGACACGGTGTACCACGTACGGGGCTACGCGGGGTTGTGCAATGCTTTATCAAAGGCCGCCGCGTGTTCCTCGttcctaaaataaaaattgtccaGAGTAGTGTTTTGCCGGTATTAAATTACCaggaattttattaatttaataaataaaattatgtaaatatttatgacgtttataatataaattcataTAAGTAAATTAGTTTTTAGcaatatattttgaaatgaacgaaataaaccctatcttacaaataagcctctatatacaacaatgttaaaacaatacttacacaaaacctaaaactaacaactaaaactaaatactaaatataaaatatctctCCTAAGCTGCCCGCTTCTGGAATGGACCCTAGAATGCTGGCGG is a window from the Cydia fagiglandana chromosome 13, ilCydFagi1.1, whole genome shotgun sequence genome containing:
- the LOC134670265 gene encoding alpha-1,3-mannosyl-glycoprotein 2-beta-N-acetylglucosaminyltransferase-like, giving the protein MPRNWRKLNSVCLILMLVLLLFLLSNKRKKYDVRNDVLPVLVMMMTCDRTYYLKRCLESLVRYRPDSSIYPIIVSQDCCHEETLQIIKSFADIDPTITFIEQPADQSDILGHNAAAHLKGYYKIARRYRFALNHVFRTLQHKAVIVLEDNLDISPDFYEYFRGTYPLLYQDPTIWCVSAWNDNCKKDLVDIKETELLHRTDFFPGLGWMVLSKTWEELELNWPEAYLIDDWLRVPAISRGRVCIRPEISRTFKFGRVGVSNPYLFDRHLRHMVVNKDFIPFTKYNLSYLLKKNEHMFFSFVYSLPEATDEEVMAGTLNSSLKFIQVPFTNINNFRKSAAMFGLMDDLRHGVPRTGLRGVVQCFIKGRRVFLVPKIKIVQSSVLPVLNYQEFY